The Cryptococcus tetragattii IND107 chromosome 9, whole genome shotgun sequence nucleotide sequence TCTCAGGCTTCTTGTCGTAGGTGGCAACCTTGGGAGAGGGAATCATCTCACGCTGCTCATTCTCGAATTGCTTCTCGACACCAccgttgaagaagaaggtaacGTGGGCGTATTTTTCGGTCTCGGCAATGTGGCACTGTTTAACACCCTGCTTGGCGAGCCACTCGGCGAGAACGTTGGTCATACCCTGAGGAGGGAAAGCGACAGGGAAGGGGAACTCGATGTTGTACCTGGACATGGTGGTGATGTGCAAGTCCTCGGGAACGTCAACCTCCATAGGCTTATCAGGGAGACCGAGCACCTGGACAATCTCTCGCATCCTGTCTGATCGGTAGTTGAACATGTAGAGAGAGTCACCCTTCTTGATTCGGGAGTCTTCAGAACCAGAGATGATGGGCTTGATGAACTCATCAGTCACATCCTTCTCGTAATTGTCCTCAACAGTCTTGATCAAACCCTCCTGGTCAGtcttctcaccctcacccTTGACCAAACCGTTGACCGCAATCTTGATACGGTCCCACCTCTTGTCACGGTCCATGGCGTAGTATCTCCCACAAACGGTAGAAATCTCTCCGACACCGACCTCCTTGATGTAGTCTTGCAACTGCTTGATGTACTTGGTAGCAGACTTGGGAGCAGTGTCTCGACCATCGCcgaagaagtggatgaagacatGAGGGATCTCGTAAGACTTGGCGACTCGGAGGAGGGCGAACAAGTGTTGGATGTGGGAGTGGACACCACCGTCAGAAACGAGACCGAGCAAATGAAGTCGACCAGAGGTCTCCTTGGCGTGCTTCATAGCATCAATGATAGCGGGCTGGTCCTTAAACTCATCCTTTTTGATGGCTAGTATGTGTTAGCGCGCACAACGTTTCCCCTTTCAAAAAATACAGGTAGAATACTCACACTGGTCAATCTTGACGATATCCTGCCAAACAATTCGGCCGGCACCAATGTTCAAGTGTCCAACTTCGGAGTTACCCATCAAGCCCTCCTTCAGACCGACAGCAAGACCGTGAGCTTCGAGCTCGACAAAGTTGTGCTTGTCGCGGATAGCATCCATGTGGGTGGTGTCACCATGGAAAATGGCGttacccttctcctccttcgaAAGACCCCAACCGTCGTGGACGCTATAtcgatgaaaaagaaaaatagAGATTAGCGTTTGTGCCTAGACATACGACTCGATCACCCGCCCTCACCCCTCGTCGCCATAACTGCTCCCCTGTTGAGAATCATACTCACATCAAGCAGACTTTCTCTGTAATGCAACATCAGCAACTGATAACGAAGCGGCCTGCCAGCTGCGCCATTTGTGATTCTACTCACTGTTGACCTGGGCGgtcttctgcttcttgttAGCATCGTCGGCGTTGGGAGAGGTGGGTGGACGGGTGGACATGATatgtatttttttttctacaGATCTAAACCGTGTGGAAAAAGATTGAAATAGAAAGAAAAGTGAAATCAACGGATGCGCGACGTCACTCCCCCAACGCGGGTTTTCAATTCATTTCCGCCAATCAAAACGCCGATAGCTGCAACACCGAACACTGTGACTGTACGTATCTACAAACACATGCATATGGATGCTACTACTACATCTTCTATCCAACCACTCGGTGCAGCTTCTGAATGTCTGTATTATTGTCAGCATATGCACTCTGTAACAAAGAACTGAGTGCTTACCGCTTAAGAGCACATCGCCTTGCTTGAGCACCTGTTCATACATAGCCGTCTTATTCTGGCTCGCCAACTTGTTCGTAGTAATCACTCCGTTCACCTTATCAATTGTGCACGCTAATCGTCCGCTCGCAATAAACCTTGACAAGTCCTTGTCCATATATTGCTCGCTAACGCCAAATGAACGGCAAAACCTTTCCATCGTCAGGCTCCTGTATGATTCGAGAAGCTGAGAATAAGCCTTGATCCGCATCTCGCGGACGTAATATCGGGCATGAGGGACAAGGTAGGGGATGGTCAGGAGATATTGTTGCTCAACTTCGGCGAgagcgatgaagaaggcagaatAGTTGCTCTTATAGAGAGAGTTCGTCAAGCTGGCTAAAGAGGGGATGTTGGGTAGGGCACCGTTCACTTCGGGGCTTGCGAGAACCTTCAATTTTCTTAGCCGCGCGTCCGAATGACAAGGATCATATGCTTACTTTGTCCTTGATACCCTTCCTGTCACATCCAACACCGGCAGCCAAAATGGTCAACGCCACAAACTCGTCATACTCCATCAATTCTGTTGCGGTAAAAGTAGACAATGAGTCGATAAGGAGCTCGGCAGCCTCCTTAAACTCTCGGATAGTCAAATGTCGGAGAGCTCGGTACACCTTCAGTCGATTTCTTCGGTCCCAATCACCGCCAGAGTCAATAAAGCTACAATTGCGTCAGTTGAAAATATATATCCCACAAAGAAAGATGCCCTACTTGTTTGCACGGGTGATGTTGGTGGTGACGAGGTGGATATCAGAGAAGAACAATCCGATTCGCACAATGGCCAAAACGAGGTCGATCTTTGCTCCCAATCCTGCCGTCTTCTCAATTGCAACCTCTAAAGCCGGGAGCGCTCGCTCCTGTAATCCAAGTCATCTCGATCAGCGACTCAACCTCACGAAACCAGCAAACGCAGACCCACCTTATCCCCTATCCTGACAAAGTACATCGCCTTattcctcaacaactctgAAATCTCGCTGTccccttcattctcttctgcatcttTCAATTTACGATCATACTCCTCTACCTgctccttgttcttctcttcgagCTTTTGGATAAGTTCCGTCTTGTCAGAGTTTATGTTCTTGAGATATGGTGCCATTTCTACGCGTAGATAATTTGTGCCATCAGCGAACTTTTCATGTAGAGGTCTCTAAGTCCGGTCCAAGTGGGACTTACCATCTTTCTCGACAGCCTCCCAGAAAGCCTTGTCCGTTTCGTCCTTCTTGTAGTCAACATGCTGTATCTGATAATACCAAGTAGGAATTTTGAGGTTGGGGTAGGGAAGGGGCACGCTGTCGTCAGCCATGTTCAATAAATACAGTTATGGATCGTATATAAATTGTTGTTTCAGCGTTATTATTACGAACGACCGTGAATCCTCCTCCGAGCGGTGACGCGGCGTAATACTAGTTACGTAAATTTATCCAATATAGTTACGTAAGTGGAACCCGCGAACAGCCTTTCCCTTGTTGCCCTTGTGTTTTCTTCACAATTCACAGAACCAGATACATTTCCTACCTCCTCACCTCATCTACTCTTTCGGTGTTGTTCGCTCCTCGAAGGCGCCAGACGGACCAGCGGTGGCAACATACCACGTATCCTCGAATCCTCCAGTTGCAATTCCAAGCCCGAATCAGTTCTAACCTCCCTTCGTCGCACGAGGTCACGTCGAATCCGCGTCCCTAttcatcacctctttcGAGTGTGCCTGCCAACCAAATCCCAAATCCTCATCAATTTCACCCACTCAATATTTAATCCTACATAGCCTCCAATAATACTTCGACCATGTCGGATAACGCAGCGTTCAAGTTTGGATCCTTTGATTATATATGTCAACATGCCGCTTTAGTGGTTTGTCCCATGCTTGGTGATCAGCAAGGGATTGCTCCCACATGTTACAGCCGAAACGTTCAGCTGGGTAGTCAGATTATCTTCCAGCCGTGTGAGTGGTCGGAAAGAACAATTACGGAAGGTTTAGTTTCGGTGCACTAACCAAAGACTCCAATAGCAACATGCATCCTGCACATTGCTGCGTTGATCATGGCGGCCATCATGGTTCTTCACGTCCGTTCCAAGTATACCGCAGTCGgcagaaaagaaatcatGTTATTTTTCTACATGTACATGTGGGTCGAGCTCTTCGCCATTTTCCTTGATTCGtccatcatccccaccGCCAACAAAGTCTACCCTGTGAGTGATATTAGCATTCGACAGAAAAAAATGTTTGCCTGATAAGAGTGACATTGTAGTGGTTCGCGGCGATATATGCCGGTAGTGTCGGTGCGCTATACTGGTGTCTCCTCATAAACGGTTTCGTCGGCTTCCAATTCCATGAAGACGGTACACCGATGTCGTTATGGTTCCTCCGTATTTCCTCACTTGTCGTCGGTGCTGTTTGCTTTGGTATAGCAGCCGCTACATTCAAGGGaacctcctcttccatgtcACCGACAAATACTGTGGGATTGTTCATCACATACTTAGTATTCCCATGTGTGTGTGTTTTGATTTACTTTATCTCGCAAATGTTGTTGGTGG carries:
- a CDS encoding 2,3-bisphosphoglycerate-independent phosphoglycerate mutase gives rise to the protein MSTRPPTSPNADDANKKQKTAQVNKKVCLIVHDGWGLSKEEKGNAIFHGDTTHMDAIRDKHNFVELEAHGLAVGLKEGLMGNSEVGHLNIGAGRIVWQDIVKIDQSIKKDEFKDQPAIIDAMKHAKETSGRLHLLGLVSDGGVHSHIQHLFALLRVAKSYEIPHVFIHFFGDGRDTAPKSATKYIKQLQDYIKEVGVGEISTVCGRYYAMDRDKRWDRIKIAVNGLVKGEGEKTDQEGLIKTVEDNYEKDVTDEFIKPIISGSEDSRIKKGDSLYMFNYRSDRMREIVQVLGLPDKPMEVDVPEDLHITTMSRYNIEFPFPVAFPPQGMTNVLAEWLAKQGVKQCHIAETEKYAHVTFFFNGGVEKQFENEQREMIPSPKVATYDKKPEMSVQGVADKVAETVKSDKFEFVMCNFAPPDMVGHTGDYDAAVKAITATDAAVKTVYDACEEAGYVLCITADHGNAEQMLDPKTGNPHTAHTTNHVPFIVTGNKGSLEVSDEPGALADVAPTILDILGLPKPEEMSGRSLVAKK
- a CDS encoding chitin synthase export chaperone, which encodes MSDNAAFKFGSFDYICQHAALVVCPMLGDQQGIAPTCYSRNVQLGSQIIFQPSTCILHIAALIMAAIMVLHVRSKYTAVGRKEIMLFFYMYMWVELFAIFLDSSIIPTANKVYPWFAAIYAGSVGALYWCLLINGFVGFQFHEDGTPMSLWFLRISSLVVGAVCFGIAAATFKGTSSSMSPTNTVGLFITYLVFPCVCVLIYFISQMLLVVRTLDDRWVIGDLLFMAGFYIAGVLLLIAFSVTICDSVKHYVDGVFFSTLAFLFAVMMVYKYWDSITKEDLEFSVGSKQAVWDVKDPLLATGMDYYEDDTQSAYHGAGGSLVGGYNGNQYYSNQPGYAQSAYGQQGYGQYGAGGYGQGHY